One window of the Pseudofrankia sp. DC12 genome contains the following:
- a CDS encoding DEAD/DEAH box helicase, whose translation MAFRLPLRTAPTRQDAGQRPDSAVPTPPDDDPSAGGPAPADAPGPVPPGSAEARRLLDDAAALRVLADEALAQEEDARAEVARRFQAVRASLARRDLATMDVERLKDTASDRLPFPALRRAGYRTVADLVDERPEALATHPGVGGLSATRAIGAARALEAAARERLGLRVALDPSDERATDLLRWLRRVVALADALDDVRGPAGVLANGLPPLLAAAAPARGWTRMLLAGERRRVAARQALDRVQRLLADATAGGIAERLTAADRLASSAPGDTGVWGGFERAAVRYYGLLGEIVGIRDTADAAAGQLPEDIAARVREQRLDGEFRTVSLRGYQAFGAKFALAQRRVILGDEMGLGKTVQAIAALAHLRALDQTHFLVVCPTSVLVNWLRETARHSTLTAHRLHGPDRADAVRRWVAEGGVGVTTFDTLAALALPTALRSRVEVPTQRDRVRRRRTVAAGPAGPRIAMLVADEAHYVKNPATKRAEALRALVNRADLVDRVLFLTGTPMENRVEEFRRLVGYLQPSLLPVNPATRRPRDAPELSPARFRTLVAPVYLRRNTQDVLSELPERVATDEWVELGSRAEQAAYRKAVLDRQFMAMRRVAFTGDPEHSAKLDRLVDIAREAAENAQRVVVFSFFLDVLDVVGRRLRADPGCGAVFGPITGSVPAEERQQLVDDFGAQPAPAVLLSQIAAGGTGLNMQAASVVILCEPQVKPTLEEQAIARLHRMGQIRTVQVHRLLTTDSVDQRLVEILAAKRVEFDAYARRSDLADAGPEALDVSDEVLTKQVLEEEYARIAKTGARA comes from the coding sequence ATGGCGTTTCGACTGCCCTTGCGTACGGCGCCGACGCGCCAGGACGCCGGACAAAGACCGGACTCGGCCGTACCGACGCCGCCGGACGACGACCCGTCCGCCGGCGGCCCGGCGCCGGCCGACGCTCCGGGCCCGGTACCGCCCGGAAGCGCGGAGGCGCGGCGGCTGCTGGACGACGCCGCCGCGCTGCGGGTCCTGGCGGACGAGGCCCTGGCCCAGGAGGAGGACGCCCGCGCCGAGGTCGCGCGGCGCTTCCAGGCGGTGCGCGCGTCGCTCGCGCGGCGCGACCTGGCGACCATGGACGTCGAGCGGCTGAAGGACACCGCCAGCGACAGGCTGCCGTTCCCGGCGCTGCGCCGGGCCGGCTACCGGACGGTGGCCGACCTCGTCGACGAGCGGCCGGAGGCTCTTGCGACGCATCCGGGCGTCGGCGGGCTGTCGGCGACCCGGGCGATCGGCGCCGCGCGAGCGCTCGAGGCGGCCGCACGGGAACGGCTCGGCCTGCGGGTCGCGCTGGACCCGAGCGACGAGCGGGCCACCGACCTGCTGCGCTGGCTGCGCCGCGTGGTGGCGCTCGCGGACGCGCTCGACGACGTGCGCGGCCCGGCCGGGGTGCTGGCGAACGGTCTGCCACCCCTGCTCGCGGCGGCGGCGCCGGCCCGCGGCTGGACCCGGATGCTGCTGGCCGGTGAGCGCCGCCGTGTCGCGGCCCGCCAGGCCCTCGACCGGGTCCAGCGGCTGCTGGCCGACGCCACGGCCGGCGGGATCGCCGAGCGGCTGACGGCGGCGGACCGGCTGGCCAGTTCGGCCCCGGGTGACACCGGCGTCTGGGGCGGCTTCGAGCGGGCGGCGGTCCGGTACTACGGGCTGCTGGGCGAGATCGTCGGCATCCGGGACACCGCCGACGCGGCCGCCGGGCAGCTGCCGGAGGACATCGCGGCCCGGGTCCGGGAGCAGCGCCTCGACGGCGAGTTCCGGACCGTGTCGCTGCGTGGCTACCAGGCCTTCGGCGCGAAGTTCGCGCTCGCGCAACGCCGGGTGATCCTCGGCGACGAGATGGGCCTGGGCAAGACCGTCCAGGCGATCGCCGCGCTCGCCCACCTGCGCGCGCTCGACCAGACCCACTTCCTGGTCGTCTGCCCGACGTCGGTGCTGGTCAACTGGCTGCGCGAGACCGCCCGGCACAGCACCCTGACCGCGCACCGCCTGCACGGCCCGGACCGCGCCGACGCTGTGCGGCGCTGGGTGGCCGAGGGCGGTGTCGGCGTCACCACGTTCGACACCCTGGCCGCGCTCGCGCTCCCGACGGCGCTGCGGTCCCGCGTCGAGGTGCCGACGCAGCGGGACCGGGTGCGCCGCAGGCGGACCGTCGCCGCCGGGCCGGCCGGGCCGCGGATCGCCATGCTGGTCGCCGACGAGGCCCACTATGTGAAGAACCCGGCGACGAAGCGGGCCGAGGCACTGCGGGCGCTGGTCAACCGGGCCGACCTCGTGGACCGGGTGCTGTTCCTGACCGGCACGCCGATGGAGAACCGCGTCGAGGAGTTCCGCCGGCTGGTCGGCTACCTGCAGCCGAGCCTGCTGCCCGTCAACCCCGCCACCCGCCGGCCGCGGGACGCCCCCGAGCTGTCCCCCGCCCGGTTCCGGACCCTGGTCGCGCCGGTCTACCTGCGCCGCAACACCCAGGACGTGCTGTCCGAGCTGCCCGAACGGGTGGCGACCGACGAGTGGGTCGAGCTTGGCTCACGCGCCGAGCAGGCCGCGTACCGCAAGGCGGTGCTCGACCGGCAGTTCATGGCGATGCGCCGGGTCGCGTTCACCGGCGACCCGGAGCACTCGGCGAAGCTCGACCGGCTGGTCGACATCGCCAGGGAGGCGGCGGAGAACGCCCAGCGGGTGGTCGTCTTCTCGTTCTTCCTCGACGTGCTGGACGTCGTCGGCCGGCGGCTGCGCGCGGACCCGGGCTGCGGCGCGGTGTTCGGGCCGATCACCGGCTCGGTCCCCGCCGAGGAACGCCAGCAGCTGGTGGACGACTTCGGCGCCCAGCCCGCGCCGGCCGTGCTGCTCAGCCAGATCGCCGCCGGCGGGACCGGGCTGAACATGCAGGCGGCGTCGGTGGTCATCCTGTGCGAGCCGCAGGTGAAGCCGACCCTGGAGGAGCAGGCGATCGCCCGCCTGCACCGGATGGGCCAGATCCGCACCGTGCAGGTGCACCGGCTGCTGACGACCGACAGTGTCGACCAGCGGCTCGTCGAGATCCTGGCCGCGAAGCGGGTCGAGTTCGACGCGTACGCCCGCCGCAGCGACCTGGCCGACGCGGGCCCGGAGGCACTCGACGTGTCCGACGAGGTGCTCACCAAGCAGGTCCTCGAGGAGGAGTACGCCCGGATAGCGAAGACCGGCGCCCGCGCCTGA
- a CDS encoding enoyl-CoA hydratase-related protein — translation MTCTVTDEVATLTMTTPSLTGAARIALREAVERVAQDDAVRAVLLTGTGGVFSAGRDLREHTAAVRAEGRDAFDTTADHYGTVVAALATMPKPVVAAVNGTCAGAGLGLALSCDVRLAAAGARFTTAFTGSGLTPDTGLSASLVKVVGAARASELVLLAEPFTADDALGWGLVGRVLPAEELLPAAAALARRLAGGPARAYAIAKHAMRQAWAASLAQVLAAEGRDPAAQGEADDHRAAVEAFLAKQPPRFTGR, via the coding sequence GTGACCTGCACGGTTACCGACGAGGTCGCGACGCTCACGATGACCACGCCCTCCCTTACGGGCGCCGCGAGGATCGCGCTGCGCGAGGCGGTCGAGCGGGTCGCCCAGGACGACGCGGTGCGCGCCGTCCTGCTCACCGGCACCGGCGGGGTCTTCTCGGCGGGACGGGACCTGCGTGAGCACACCGCCGCCGTGCGCGCCGAGGGCCGCGACGCCTTCGACACCACCGCCGACCACTACGGCACGGTGGTCGCGGCCCTCGCGACGATGCCGAAACCGGTGGTCGCGGCGGTCAACGGCACGTGCGCGGGCGCGGGCCTGGGCCTCGCCCTGTCCTGCGACGTCCGCCTGGCCGCGGCCGGCGCCCGGTTCACCACCGCGTTCACCGGCAGCGGCCTCACCCCGGACACAGGCCTGTCTGCGAGCCTGGTCAAGGTGGTCGGCGCCGCCCGGGCCAGCGAGCTGGTGCTGCTGGCCGAGCCGTTCACCGCCGACGACGCGCTCGGCTGGGGGCTGGTCGGGCGGGTCCTGCCCGCCGAGGAGCTGCTGCCCGCCGCGGCTGCTCTGGCTCGGCGGCTGGCCGGCGGCCCCGCCCGTGCCTACGCGATCGCCAAGCACGCCATGCGGCAGGCCTGGGCCGCCTCGTTGGCGCAGGTCCTGGCCGCCGAGGGCCGGGACCCCGCGGCGCAGGGCGAGGCCGATGACCACCGGGCCGCCGTCGAGGCCTTCCTCGCCAAGCAGCCGCCCCGGTTCACCGGGCGCTAG
- a CDS encoding MATE family efflux transporter gives MADDTSPAREAGQEAGPDPRLDQAILRLALPALGALVAEPLFLLADTAMVGHLGTAPLAGLSLASSVLGTAVGLMVFLAYATTPTVARLRGAGDEQAAVTAGLDGLWLAAGLGTVLALVGWWVTPALVGAFGADQAVEAQAARYLSISMAGLPAMLLVYAAAGLLRGLHDTRTPLVVAALGFGANAALNAALIYGAGWGIAGSATGTVLAQWAMAAAYLGVVAGHARRVGASGRPRGAGVLRGARAGCWLLLRTASLRAGLLLVTYTAAALGSDELAAIQVAMTLFTTTAFALDALAIAAQVLVGDRLGAGDVAGVRVVLRRCVAWGVGSGVVLGAVLASLAWVLGPAFTSSAAVARLIVPAVLVLAAAQPLGGLVFVLDGVLIGAGDNRYLAWTSLTNLAAFGVLAGAVLRWAPHGQWGVICLMGANAAGFLAARAGTLSLRAFGSRWLVAGEASV, from the coding sequence CTGGCAGATGACACGTCGCCGGCGCGGGAGGCCGGGCAGGAGGCCGGGCCGGACCCGCGGCTGGATCAGGCGATCTTGCGGCTGGCGCTGCCTGCGTTGGGCGCGCTGGTCGCCGAGCCGCTGTTTCTGCTGGCCGACACCGCGATGGTCGGGCATCTGGGAACCGCGCCGTTGGCCGGGCTGAGCCTCGCGTCATCGGTCCTCGGGACGGCCGTCGGCCTGATGGTCTTCCTCGCCTACGCGACCACGCCGACGGTCGCCCGGCTGCGCGGCGCCGGTGACGAGCAGGCCGCGGTCACGGCCGGGCTGGACGGGCTGTGGCTTGCGGCCGGGCTGGGCACGGTGCTGGCGCTGGTGGGCTGGTGGGTGACGCCAGCGCTGGTCGGTGCCTTCGGCGCGGACCAGGCGGTCGAGGCGCAGGCCGCCCGCTACCTGTCGATCTCGATGGCGGGCCTGCCGGCGATGCTGCTCGTCTACGCCGCGGCCGGCCTGCTGCGCGGCCTGCACGACACCCGCACGCCGCTCGTCGTGGCGGCCCTCGGTTTCGGCGCGAACGCCGCGCTGAACGCGGCCCTCATCTACGGCGCGGGCTGGGGGATCGCGGGCTCGGCGACCGGGACGGTGCTCGCCCAGTGGGCGATGGCCGCCGCCTACCTGGGGGTGGTCGCCGGCCACGCGCGCCGGGTCGGCGCGAGCGGCCGCCCGCGCGGGGCCGGGGTGCTGCGCGGTGCGCGGGCCGGCTGCTGGCTGCTGTTGCGGACGGCGAGCCTGCGGGCCGGGCTGCTGCTGGTCACGTACACGGCGGCCGCGCTCGGGTCGGACGAGCTCGCCGCGATCCAGGTCGCGATGACGCTGTTCACCACCACCGCGTTTGCGCTCGACGCGCTGGCGATCGCGGCGCAGGTGCTCGTCGGCGACCGGCTGGGTGCCGGTGATGTCGCCGGTGTGCGGGTGGTGCTGCGCCGCTGCGTCGCCTGGGGGGTGGGCAGCGGCGTCGTCCTGGGCGCGGTCCTCGCGAGCCTGGCCTGGGTGCTCGGGCCGGCGTTCACCAGCTCGGCCGCGGTCGCCCGGCTCATCGTTCCCGCGGTGCTGGTGCTCGCCGCGGCCCAGCCGCTGGGCGGCCTGGTCTTCGTACTGGACGGCGTGCTCATCGGCGCCGGTGACAACCGCTACCTCGCTTGGACGAGCCTGACCAACCTGGCCGCGTTCGGGGTGCTGGCCGGCGCGGTCCTGCGTTGGGCGCCGCACGGCCAGTGGGGCGTGATCTGCCTGATGGGCGCCAACGCGGCCGGCTTCCTCGCGGCCCGCGCCGGCACGCTCTCACTGCGCGCCTTCGGCTCCCGCTGGCTCGTGGCCGGTGAGGCCAGCGTCTGA
- a CDS encoding SPFH domain-containing protein yields MDIMGRIRGEFVDIIEWTDDSRDTIVWRFPRYENEIKMGAKLTVRESQAAVFVNEGQIADAYPPGMYTLETQNMPVLSTLKGWKYGFNSPFKAEVYFVTTRQFTDLKWGTQNPVIVRDPEFGMVRLRAFGAFAMRVVSPSLLLKELAGTDPQFRTEEVSEFLRQLIVGRLGGALANAHVPMLDLATRQDQLGGTLAKALTEELAPYGIAIPKFVIENISLPPEVEEAIDKRSQMGILGNLDQYTQFQTANAIEAAAQNQGGAGEGLGIGLGMALGQRAAGGVGQPGFQQPGFQQPGYQQPGQPQAPSAPPPLPTPEQWFLGVGGQQLGPFDRAQLALQVSGGQLRPDTLVWKNGMAAWTAAAQVAELAPLFGSVPPPLPPQA; encoded by the coding sequence GTGGATATCATGGGCCGGATCCGCGGCGAGTTCGTCGACATCATTGAATGGACCGACGACAGCCGGGATACCATTGTGTGGCGTTTCCCGCGCTATGAGAACGAAATCAAGATGGGCGCCAAGCTCACCGTGCGGGAGTCGCAGGCGGCCGTCTTCGTCAACGAGGGCCAGATAGCCGACGCGTACCCGCCCGGCATGTACACCCTCGAGACGCAGAACATGCCGGTCCTGTCGACCCTCAAGGGCTGGAAGTACGGCTTCAACTCGCCTTTCAAGGCCGAGGTCTACTTCGTCACGACACGGCAGTTCACCGACCTGAAGTGGGGCACCCAGAACCCGGTGATCGTCCGGGACCCCGAGTTCGGCATGGTCCGGCTGCGGGCGTTCGGGGCCTTCGCGATGCGGGTGGTGAGCCCTTCGCTGCTCCTCAAGGAACTGGCCGGCACCGACCCGCAGTTCCGCACCGAAGAGGTTTCCGAGTTCCTGCGCCAGCTGATTGTCGGCCGGCTCGGCGGCGCGCTCGCGAACGCCCACGTGCCGATGCTCGACCTGGCCACCCGGCAGGACCAGCTCGGCGGGACGCTCGCGAAGGCGCTGACGGAGGAGCTCGCTCCGTACGGCATCGCCATTCCCAAGTTCGTCATCGAGAACATCTCGCTGCCGCCCGAGGTCGAGGAGGCCATCGACAAGCGCAGCCAGATGGGCATTCTCGGGAATCTCGACCAGTACACCCAGTTCCAGACCGCGAACGCCATCGAGGCCGCGGCGCAGAACCAGGGCGGCGCCGGCGAGGGCCTCGGGATCGGGCTCGGGATGGCGCTGGGCCAGCGCGCCGCGGGCGGCGTCGGCCAGCCCGGGTTCCAGCAGCCCGGGTTCCAGCAGCCCGGTTACCAGCAGCCTGGTCAGCCGCAGGCGCCGTCGGCGCCGCCGCCGCTGCCGACGCCCGAGCAGTGGTTCCTCGGCGTCGGTGGCCAGCAGCTCGGCCCGTTCGACCGCGCCCAGCTCGCGCTTCAGGTCTCCGGTGGCCAGCTGCGGCCCGACACGCTGGTCTGGAAGAACGGCATGGCGGCCTGGACGGCGGCGGCGCAGGTCGCCGAGCTCGCGCCGCTGTTCGGCAGCGTCCCCCCGCCGCTCCCGCCGCAGGCCTGA